TGATTTTTCTAAAACTAAAATTGCTTTTGAACTTATTAAAACTTATCTTTGCTTTTCAGTATCACAAAAAGTACGAATGCAAATCAAGATCTGATAACGCCCCTCACGTTTTTTCTGTGGCCGATAGTGCGTTCCAAGATGCTCTACATCATAACGAGCCACAATACATAATTTTTTCTGGAGAAAGTAAATCTGGAAAATCAACTTATATGACCCACACACTTTCTCATCTTACTTATTTAGGAGCCATGAAAAATAATACTGCAGAAAGAGTACAAAAAGCTACAAATGTTATTCAAGCCTGTATTAGCTCAGCGACTCCTCTAAACTCCAGCTCTACTCGAGGCATACTACAAGTTCAAGTAACTTATGGTACATCGGGAAAATTAAGCGGAGCTCTCTTTTGGTTATATCAGCTCGAAAAGTGGCGTGTATCATCGACGGACATGTAATAAACCTTTTACCTTAAAAAATACTAGATGTAATTTATGAAACTGTGGTCTTTACTTAAACTTTATCATGTTTCAGGACTCATGCCAATTTcaatttactttattatttttatgacacTCTTGAAGCAAAAAATAGACTGGATGAATTTTGTTTGGAAAGAAATAGAAAACATCGATATCTAAGAATTTTAGACGAACCGTCAAGAACAGCAAAAGGTGTGCGGGAAACTCCGCGGGACAATGTTAAAAAGTATGAAGAATTTATTGAAAACTTAAGAATATTGGACTGGGAAGAGGAGGACATAAAATTTCTCGAAACTGTTTTAGCAGCAATTCTCATTTTGGGTAATGTAAGATTTAGGGATGGAAAACATGGTTCAGCTGAAATAGAAAATGTTGAAGAAGCAAAAAAAGTATCCAAACTGTTATCCTTAGAAGAAGTAAAGTTTCTTTGGGCACTCCTAAATTACTGCCTTATTGAAAACGGTTCTGCCGTTAAACGGAAACATTCAACTGATGAAGCGAGAGACGCAAGAGATACATTAGCAAGTGCTCTCTATAAAAGACTCGTTGATTGGTTAATCAATCTAATTAATGCAAAATTGTCATTTATGCGAGCTGTCTTGTAAGTATGCCTGTTGGGAAACAGAAATATACCTTTATATTTGTAACTTATGTTTGAGAtactaatttaataattttttcagTGGCGACAAATATTCTGTAAGCTTATTGGATATGTTTGGATTTGAATGTTATCATAGGAACCGTTTAGAACAATTGATAGTAAACACTACTAATGAACAGATGCAATTTTTATACAACCAAAGAGTATTTGCCTGGGAAATGCAAGAAGCGGCTGAAGAAGAGGTGCCAGTGACGGATTTAATGTTTTATGATAACAAAAATTCTGTCGACCAATTGATGGGAAAACCTCTTGGAATTTTTCACATTTTGGATGAAGCCAGTCGCGCTGGCAATGGACAAGAGTTTATCATGAGTAAGTAAATAAACCAgttcaaacaaaaatattatgaatgaTATTAGATAATTaacctttaaaaatatttttcagcaACAGTTAAATCTAAATGTAAGGGACCATATGTAAAGCTTTCTGGGACTCACGAATTCTGTGTTGCACATTACACTGGTAAAGTAAATTATGACGCGCGAGAAATGGCTGATAAAAACAAAGATTTCCTCCCACCTGAAATGATTGAAACTATGAGAGCATCAACTAATATTACATTGCAGCaattattcaaaaataaactcaccAAAACTGGTAATCTTACTGCAGCCTCTAACCAAAGTTCATCAGCAACGTCTTCAAGATCGAAAACTGAAAAAGAACAGGAAAATATTAAAGCCAGGGTATGGAGTTACACTTAAAGGTAATTTTCGTAATATGGATATTATTCTATACTTACTAAATATTTTGCAGAAGTTCAACACGGTTTCCAAGGGTCAGTATTCACAAATTCGTAGAATGAGGACTGCTGCTGCGACATACAGGGCCGCAAGCTTAGAGCTCCTTAAGCAACTCTCCATAGGCCCTGGTAGCGGAGGAACAAACTTCATAAGATGTATAAGAACAGATTTAACTGACAGCCCTTATGGATTCCAAACCGAATTGGTGAGACAACAAATCCGAGCCTTGGCTGTCTTAGATACGGCTAAAGCACGCCAAAGAGGATTTTCATATCGCGTTCCTTTTGCTGAATTCATTCGAAGGTAAGGAAGGTATTATCATTTTCCTTTACTTGAAAGTAAAAGTTTCttcaactgtattttttttttcaccagATATCGCTTCTTAGCcttcgattttgatgaaaatgttGACGAAACGGCTGACAACTGCAGATTGTTAATGATTCGTCTAAAAATGGAAGGTTGGGAACTGGGCAAAACGAAAGTCTTCTTGAAATATTACAATGAGGAATTTTTAAACaggtaaataatttataaatatgatTACATACAAACGTTCAATGGaaatgaaaattcaaaattatgaaTATTTCAATCAATTTAAATATATCTTATTTGTAAACACAGGTTATATGAAACACAAGTGAAGAAAATCATAAAAGTACAAAGCATGATGCGTCTTTTCTTAGCAAAGAGGAATgctgttaaaaataaatcaaaaaatttgCACGGTCAGTGGCTAGCTCTACAAAGCTCTCTATAATTCCaacctaataatattttctttgggATGCTTAATTTCTTATTAGATTTTTAGGACCTTTTTGAATTACCTTAAATAAATATCGGCATTGATTTCAGTACAAGaattaaagaaacaaaaaaCAGTCGATGTATCTGAAGAAGAAGCTGCATTGCGGATTCAGAAAGGTAACGTAAATACAAACTGAAAGGTTAATCCAGGGACAAATCTAGTGGCGTTATGGCAGTGTTTTCAATATTCTACTCTAAGATATTTTCTTCACACGCCTACCTACAGCACGTTTAACCCATTCATAGAGTCATCCATCTTACACTACATAATCATTTACCACTAATCACTTACCGTTAGATGAAATCATTGCTTAGCGTTAACTTGCGATATAAAAATTCCTCTTCATTTGTACCATAAATtacttgattttatttttgaagcTGAAGTTTTCTGCTACTGTCATGAAATTGTTGAAAATGATCCTCTTCTATTTTTTATAACTGTTCATATGCATTAAGGGTCGACTTTTCATTCCCCGTCATCCTTTAACTATTGAAAAACCAGCTTTACCTTTACAAAAAATGACCTTTAAATTCACAGCTTACAGAGGATACGTAGTACGCAAAGCATACGGACCAATTGTGAACAAGTCTACCGGAGAGATCGACGAGGTAACCGCTAGATTCCTGAAGCGATTTGCCAGGAAATGGAAGAGTCGATCAATGTTCCAAGTTCTATTACAGTATAGAGCTTTACGGTATCAGGACTTGGTACACTTTTCGCAACAGGTGGGTATAGAAATTATCTTAATTTACTTAATGTATGAGGcaacatttttacaaaaactacttttaaatGTTCCCTCCTAAAGATAGTAAAATTCTAAAAAGTCAAGTAAAATTTTAACACAACCCAAATAACGGGACAGtatggctaattccattgtacacaaactctaaaccaaactaaaatgacacgtctaaatctattgctatccctttcaaaatgttgcttgcggaaaaggatagcaatagattaatttagtttcgtttagagattgagtacaagagaattggccccattgacgactattatattttcaaaaacaacTTACTTTATCTAGAGTAGGAGTAATAGATATGATCTCTTCTAAAAGTAGCACTTAGCACTTTTCCAAACATACTAACCATTTACAAATTACCTTAAATTTTTAGGTACACATTTACAATCAGGCTGTTGTTGAAGCTCTTCTTAACACCAGTTCATCCGTGCTCCTCGATCGAGTGGATCCTCATGCCAAGGAAAAAAATTACCTTGGCTCTGGGCCGCCCACTGTTTGGAAGCTTCCCTTCCGAATGGACCAAATACAGTTTTACGATACATCGCATATGTGCGACCCTTCAGTTAAGAGCACGTAAGTTGAGTAGGGAGATGTTGCAAAATTTTGTTAAATggggttttaaatattattcctACTTACCCACATTTATCAAATCGTTTGTCTTGGTttacttaaacctaattgttataTCTTACCCCTACTCTTCTAACAAACGTTGTAGTAGTTGTATATTTATACAACGCTTCTTTCGAATGTCAAATTACACATCACAAAAAGAGAGAAATTATTGGTGTACCTATTCACTGCGCTATAGCTTATACAACGTTTATTAGTAAGGTCGTAGATGTTTCAAATATACcacttaggtatctacttaaatCAAATACAAACAAACTATACTTCCGTTGCCAAATATCGAGTTAATCCATCTAGGTTACTTACCTCCTTTTAAGATTTTATCCAGCGGTAGAGAACATCTCTCTCTACCTTTCAGCTAACTTGACATTTGACAACACAAGTATACCCATTTTCTATTTAACAATGAATAATAATCATTCACGATAGTCCAAAGTCATGAAATTATGAAATGTGTAATTCTATAAATTGGTTTCTCATTGTAGGGACACATTTGCAAGTCCATATGACTCCGACAGTGAACAGTGGGATGAACCTTTGAAACGTCGTTGCAGCGCGGCGCAAACGGAACCGTTCAAGGCATCAACGAGCACGCAGACTCTTCTTACAATACCGTTCTGCAGAGATCCCACTATACCTGTGCCAACGTTACCGCCGGAAGACTCAATACATTCAAGACGTGAGAGCTTCAACAAACCTGTTATTTATAAGAGACCACCATGCGTTTCCCCCCAAAGCTATTATCAACCACCCGTTCCTTGGTCAAGTGGAGGTAGCGACACCAAAATTTTAGAAAACACCGACTATCGTAGAGGGAGTAACGCGTTAGGTTACTCAGTAAACAAAAGCGATTTGCCCAACCCCGTTAGTGAACTCCAAGCCCTGGCTAAATATTCAAGGGGTCCCAgagacgatgacgatgatgatgatcctcCGTTTAATTTCCAGGCGATGCTCAAGAAGACACCGAAGAATAGAGCCTCCATGAAAAGACACGGGGAAATTAAAGATTCATACGATAGCCCATCGAGGAATCCATCTCATAATAATAGGATGTACATGAATAAAAACGACGACTCATACAATAGACCCTCAAAGAATTCTTCAAATATGAGAGGCTATAATAATAGACACGAAGAAACGTTTGAAGATTCGTTCGACCGCAATTCCTATGGAGCAGCTGTTCCTAAGCGGAACTTAATTTCGCCTAGCCAAGAAACTTTCGTAAATATGTCTCCAGCACATTCTGTTTCTTCCAATAGAGGACCTCCAAGATACGAATACGATAGAAACGCCCGTAATTTTGAAGATTCCAATAATTATAGGAAGAAAGACTTTCGAGACGATCGTGGCTACATGGACAACAAGAACCACATGGAAACGATTGAAATTGCACCGGGTTTAACTATAGAGGGTGAAGTAGCAgatctataaaaattaaaacccaAAATTCTCgtcgtaaaaaatatatttaatctcCATTTAGTTTTTTAAGAAGCATACATACTgctctctatattattatattaccagGATTAAAATTTTGACTTTGCCATATTAAAGCCATAAATTACGTGTTTTAGTACAAAAAATCAGTGGCGAGGCTAGGATCAGTGGTAGGATTTAAATAAACTTGATAATAATGACTTCGATTTTAACCCCGTGGTGTACCTAGCTACTCCACTGTATACATTTATTTGTTATCCGTTAGTAATAATTTTCTCAATAgagttaagtatattaaattgatttcaaaatttaaagCATTGCCTAAATTTTTTCACTTACAAATACACTCACTTCATAGAAAAATATGTCATTTTTAGTCTCCTTATTGTATAAGCTTATTCGAAATTGCTTTGGTAacttattaattaggtacttaaatatttaaatgtatatCAATATAGAAACAAGTTAGATGTGTGGTCCGCAAGGATGGCTATGGTCTAAATGTCTAcataaagtataaaaaattgtttttttaatataggtgAACCTgagtaaaaaaaactgttatcaCATATTTACTCTTATATCTAGAAATATAATGTTAGCGGTTATTTCAAGAGCAAAATTATGAATTGCTAATAGTTTTATCATATTATTCCAAATACAATAATTTCTGAAATAGGTATCACAATTAATTCAATAGTCAATTatcgttttaaaattttacgtaTATTATACATTTATGTACCCTTATCAATTTATGAAGCTCTGAATACTTGTTTGTACGATTTGATATGTATTCCATAAGAATTCTTCATAAATagtttaatatcttttttttaaatataattaaatacctTTTGTGTGTAAGCTGACTATGGAgtataatttcaataaaatgaaattttctCTCAGTAGAAGAATATACTACGGCAATTTGTGTTAAATGCTAGTAAACAATTCAAAATGGCGCCAGTActataaattgtatttattcCCTATTCCAATAGTAAGCGATAAAATTAACCTAACCGACCTAAGGCTCGGTATCCTCCAAAGCGAGATGGGGCGACCaatctaataaataatcaaataatACATGATGTGTTAATTTCTTCACAATAACGATTGGACTGCTAAACACATATTTGCTCCGCTCCGCTCTTCCTAAGTGGAAACCGGAAAAAAGAGAGGTTTTGTTTTGTTCCCTATGCAAGGGTTAgatcagaataatattatattgataagtAACTACTACTGGTTTAATAATATTGAATGTTTCGCCTttaattgatttgtttattgGCAAAACTGGCAAACAATGATTATAAACAATGACACGTAGTTTGTGTTAGGTAATTTGACACTTTAATacgctttttataaaatgttctgATAAACTgaatgtattattataaataattgttcCAAAACCACtccaaatatattataaatagttaTACAAAATACactctttttttttcttatacaatccctatatttaatgtatattattttgCGACACAACACATTTGTATATATGATTTTTTGGATGCTAAGCTTATAATATAAACGTTTATAAACAAGCAAGTTGCTTTTTCCGAACCCGCAAACTGttcagtaataatattatattcgtttTGATAAGTTTAGGCCTTGTCGACATACTGACAAAATACAATTCTAACT
The DNA window shown above is from Maniola hyperantus chromosome 1, iAphHyp1.2, whole genome shotgun sequence and carries:
- the ninaC gene encoding neither inactivation nor afterpotential protein C isoform X1, which translates into the protein MKDGLNIPSLQSPQGRYSLVKKLGTGVFGELHKATDGQAAGKEVAVKILTLKEETEPHIHEEYKILRDFTQHLNIVDFYGVFCDKSDYSRKIWFVIELCQYGSVIDIVRKLKAADKKMSEEHIAYILKYTIKGVCYLHENNIIHRNIRCNNILITKDGEVKVTDFGLSCKLNGSDDITRTVIGSPSWMAPEMVAGGGEGYGNRVDVWALGISTIEMVDGKAPFENMHPTCALFQIVRNPPPGVAKPSMSSNDINDFINECLEKNPEHRPFMAELEEHPFIQSVPENDFHLSTELKMLANDLIEKEVPFRFPERIIKNGLLINEGGKEPEVMQVEDLAALERLTEDNLIRELELKYQKGHFMSFIGDVLLILNPNTHEDIYNEEYHKKYECKSRSDNAPHVFSVADSAFQDALHHNEPQYIIFSGESKSGKSTYMTHTLSHLTYLGAMKNNTAERVQKATNVIQACISSATPLNSSSTRGILQVQVTYGTSGKLSGALFWLYQLEKWRVSSTDMTHANFNLLYYFYDTLEAKNRLDEFCLERNRKHRYLRILDEPSRTAKGVRETPRDNVKKYEEFIENLRILDWEEEDIKFLETVLAAILILGNVRFRDGKHGSAEIENVEEAKKVSKLLSLEEVKFLWALLNYCLIENGSAVKRKHSTDEARDARDTLASALYKRLVDWLINLINAKLSFMRAVFGDKYSVSLLDMFGFECYHRNRLEQLIVNTTNEQMQFLYNQRVFAWEMQEAAEEEVPVTDLMFYDNKNSVDQLMGKPLGIFHILDEASRAGNGQEFIMTTVKSKCKGPYVKLSGTHEFCVAHYTGKVNYDAREMADKNKDFLPPEMIETMRASTNITLQQLFKNKLTKTGNLTAASNQSSSATSSRSKTEKEQENIKARKFNTVSKGQYSQIRRMRTAAATYRAASLELLKQLSIGPGSGGTNFIRCIRTDLTDSPYGFQTELVRQQIRALAVLDTAKARQRGFSYRVPFAEFIRRYRFLAFDFDENVDETADNCRLLMIRLKMEGWELGKTKVFLKYYNEEFLNRLYETQVKKIIKVQSMMRLFLAKRNAVKNKSKNLHVQELKKQKTVDVSEEEAALRIQKAYRGYVVRKAYGPIVNKSTGEIDEVTARFLKRFARKWKSRSMFQVLLQYRALRYQDLVHFSQQVHIYNQAVVEALLNTSSSVLLDRVDPHAKEKNYLGSGPPTVWKLPFRMDQIQFYDTSHMCDPSVKSTDTFASPYDSDSEQWDEPLKRRCSAAQTEPFKASTSTQTLLTIPFCRDPTIPVPTLPPEDSIHSRRESFNKPVIYKRPPCVSPQSYYQPPVPWSSGGSDTKILENTDYRRGSNALGYSVNKSDLPNPVSELQALAKYSRGPRDDDDDDDPPFNFQAMLKKTPKNRASMKRHGEIKDSYDSPSRNPSHNNRMYMNKNDDSYNRPSKNSSNMRGYNNRHEETFEDSFDRNSYGAAVPKRNLISPSQETFVNMSPAHSVSSNRGPPRYEYDRNARNFEDSNNYRKKDFRDDRGYMDNKNHMETIEIAPGLTIEGEVADL
- the ninaC gene encoding neither inactivation nor afterpotential protein C isoform X2, which codes for MKDGLNIPSLQSPQGRYSLVKKLGTGVFGELHKATDGQAAGKEVAVKILTLKEETEPHIHEEYKILRDFTQHLNIVDFYGVFCDKSDYSRKIWFVIELCQYGSVIDIVRKLKAADKKMSEEHIAYILKYTIKGVCYLHENNIIHRNIRCNNILITKDGEVKVTDFGLSCKLNGSDDITRTVIGSPSWMAPEMVAGGGEGYGNRVDVWALGISTIEMVDGKAPFENMHPTCALFQIVRNPPPGVAKPSMSSNDINDFINECLEKNPEHRPFMAELEEHPFIQSVPENDFHLSTELKMLANDLIEKEVPFRFPERIIKNGLLINEGGKEPEVMQVEDLAALERLTEDNLIRELELKYQKGHFMSFIGDVLLILNPNTHEDIYNEEYHKKYECKSRSDNAPHVFSVADSAFQDALHHNEPQYIIFSGESKSGKSTYMTHTLSHLTYLGAMKNNTAERVQKATNVIQACISSATPLNSSSTRGILQVQVTYGTSGKLSGALFWLYQLEKWRVSSTDMTHANFNLLYYFYDTLEAKNRLDEFCLERNRKHRYLRILDEPSRTAKGVRETPRDNVKKYEEFIENLRILDWEEEDIKFLETVLAAILILGNVRFRDGKHGSAEIENVEEAKKVSKLLSLEEVKFLWALLNYCLIENGSAVKRKHSTDEARDARDTLASALYKRLVDWLINLINAKLSFMRAVFGDKYSVSLLDMFGFECYHRNRLEQLIVNTTNEQMQFLYNQRVFAWEMQEAAEEEVPVTDLMFYDNKNSVDQLMGKPLGIFHILDEASRAGNGQEFIMTTVKSKCKGPYVKLSGTHEFCVAHYTGKVNYDAREMADKNKDFLPPEMIETMRASTNITLQQLFKNKLTKTGNLTAASNQSSSATSSRSKTEKEQENIKARKFNTVSKGQYSQIRRMRTAAATYRAASLELLKQLSIGPGSGGTNFIRCIRTDLTDSPYGFQTELVRQQIRALAVLDTAKARQRGFSYRVPFAEFIRRYRFLAFDFDENVDETADNCRLLMIRLKMEGWELGKTKVFLKYYNEEFLNRLYETQVKKIIKVQSMMRLFLAKRNAVKNKSKNLHVQELKKQKTVDVSEEEAALRIQKAYRGYVVRKAYGPIVNKSTGEIDEVTARFLKRFARKWKSRSMFQVLLQYRALRYQDLVHFSQQVHIYNQAVVEALLNTSSSVLLDRVDPHAKEKNYLGSGPPTVWKLPFRMDQIQFYDTSHMCDPSVKSTAAQTEPFKASTSTQTLLTIPFCRDPTIPVPTLPPEDSIHSRRESFNKPVIYKRPPCVSPQSYYQPPVPWSSGGSDTKILENTDYRRGSNALGYSVNKSDLPNPVSELQALAKYSRGPRDDDDDDDPPFNFQAMLKKTPKNRASMKRHGEIKDSYDSPSRNPSHNNRMYMNKNDDSYNRPSKNSSNMRGYNNRHEETFEDSFDRNSYGAAVPKRNLISPSQETFVNMSPAHSVSSNRGPPRYEYDRNARNFEDSNNYRKKDFRDDRGYMDNKNHMETIEIAPGLTIEGEVADL
- the ninaC gene encoding neither inactivation nor afterpotential protein C isoform X3 — its product is MKDGLNIPSLQSPQGRYSLVKKLGTGVFGELHKATDGQAAGKEVAVKILTLKEETEPHIHEEYKILRDFTQHLNIVDFYGVFCDKSDYSRKIWFVIELCQYGSVIDIVRKLKAADKKMSEEHIAYILKYTIKGVCYLHENNIIHRNIRCNNILITKDGEVKVTDFGLSCKLNGSDDITRTVIGSPSWMAPEMVAGGGEGYGNRVDVWALGISTIEMVDGKAPFENMHPTCALFQIVRNPPPGVAKPSMSSNDINDFINECLEKNPEHRPFMAELEEHPFIQSVPENDFHLSTELKMLANDLIEKEVPFRFPERIIKNGLLINEGGKEPEVMQVEDLAALERLTEDNLIRELELKYQKGHFMSFIGDVLLILNPNTHEDIYNEEYHKKYECKSRSDNAPHVFSVADSAFQDALHHNEPQYIIFSGESKSGKSTYMTHTLSHLTYLGAMKNNTAERVQKATNVIQACISSATPLNSSSTRGILQVQVTYGTSGKLSGALFWLYQLEKWRVSSTDMTHANFNLLYYFYDTLEAKNRLDEFCLERNRKHRYLRILDEPSRTAKGVRETPRDNVKKYEEFIENLRILDWEEEDIKFLETVLAAILILGNVRFRDGKHGSAEIENVEEAKKVSKLLSLEEVKFLWALLNYCLIENGSAVKRKHSTDEARDARDTLASALYKRLVDWLINLINAKLSFMRAVFGDKYSVSLLDMFGFECYHRNRLEQLIVNTTNEQMQFLYNQRVFAWEMQEAAEEEVPVTDLMFYDNKNSVDQLMGKPLGIFHILDEASRAGNGQEFIMTTVKSKCKGPYVKLSGTHEFCVAHYTGKVNYDAREMADKNKDFLPPEMIETMRASTNITLQQLFKNKLTKTGNLTAASNQSSSATSSRSKTEKEQENIKARKFNTVSKGQYSQIRRMRTAAATYRAASLELLKQLSIGPGSGGTNFIRCIRTDLTDSPYGFQTELVRQQIRALAVLDTAKARQRGFSYRVPFAEFIRRYRFLAFDFDENVDETADNCRLLMIRLKMEGWELGKTKVFLKYYNEEFLNRLYETQVKKIIKVQSMMRLFLAKRNAVKNKSKNLHVQELKKQKTVDVSEEEAALRIQKAYRGYVVRKAYGPIVNKSTGEIDEVTARFLKRFARKWKSRSMFQVLLQYRALRYQDLVHFSQQVHIYNQAVVEALLNTSSSVLLDRVDPHAKEKNYLGSGPPTVWKLPFRMDQIQFYDTSHMCDPSVKSTDTFASPYDSDSEQWDEPLKRRCSAAQTEPFKASTSTQTLLTIPFCRDPTIPVPTLPPEDSIHSRRDAQEDTEE
- the ninaC gene encoding neither inactivation nor afterpotential protein C isoform X4; the protein is MKDGLNIPSLQSPQGRYSLVKKLGTGVFGELHKATDGQAAGKEVAVKILTLKEETEPHIHEEYKILRDFTQHLNIVDFYGVFCDKSDYSRKIWFVIELCQYGSVIDIVRKLKAADKKMSEEHIAYILKYTIKGVCYLHENNIIHRNIRCNNILITKDGEVKVTDFGLSCKLNGSDDITRTVIGSPSWMAPEMVAGGGEGYGNRVDVWALGISTIEMVDGKAPFENMHPTCALFQIVRNPPPGVAKPSMSSNDINDFINECLEKNPEHRPFMAELEEHPFIQSVPENDFHLSTELKMLANDLIEKEVPFRFPERIIKNGLLINEGGKEPEVMQVEDLAALERLTEDNLIRELELKYQKGHFMSFIGDVLLILNPNTHEDIYNEEYHKKYECKSRSDNAPHVFSVADSAFQDALHHNEPQYIIFSGESKSGKSTYMTHTLSHLTYLGAMKNNTAERVQKATNVIQACISSATPLNSSSTRGILQVQVTYGTSGKLSGALFWLYQLEKWRVSSTDMTHANFNLLYYFYDTLEAKNRLDEFCLERNRKHRYLRILDEPSRTAKGVRETPRDNVKKYEEFIENLRILDWEEEDIKFLETVLAAILILGNVRFRDGKHGSAEIENVEEAKKVSKLLSLEEVKFLWALLNYCLIENGSAVKRKHSTDEARDARDTLASALYKRLVDWLINLINAKLSFMRAVFGDKYSVSLLDMFGFECYHRNRLEQLIVNTTNEQMQFLYNQRVFAWEMQEAAEEEVPVTDLMFYDNKNSVDQLMGKPLGIFHILDEASRAGNGQEFIMTTVKSKCKGPYVKLSGTHEFCVAHYTGKVNYDAREMADKNKDFLPPEMIETMRASTNITLQQLFKNKLTKTGNLTAASNQSSSATSSRSKTEKEQENIKARKFNTVSKGQYSQIRRMRTAAATYRAASLELLKQLSIGPGSGGTNFIRCIRTDLTDSPYGFQTELVRQQIRALAVLDTAKARQRGFSYRVPFAEFIRRYRFLAFDFDENVDETADNCRLLMIRLKMEGWELGKTKVFLKYYNEEFLNRLYETQVKKIIKVQSMMRLFLAKRNAVKNKSKNLHVQELKKQKTVDVSEEEAALRIQKAYRGYVVRKAYGPIVNKSTGEIDEVTARFLKRFARKWKSRSMFQVLLQYRALRYQDLVHFSQQVHIYNQAVVEALLNTSSSVLLDRVDPHAKEKNYLGSGPPTVWKLPFRMDQIQFYDTSHMCDPSVKSTAAQTEPFKASTSTQTLLTIPFCRDPTIPVPTLPPEDSIHSRRDAQEDTEE